The Sporomusa termitida genome has a window encoding:
- a CDS encoding Dabb family protein, which translates to MADINTNKKSERSKKMITNNILIKLKDRNSENIGNARDKLLSMKDKIESLRDLTVKVNIRQDASSYDILQIAQYDSMEDLEAYIVHPVHIEVSQYMADVIESIAVVCSES; encoded by the coding sequence TTGGCAGACATAAATACAAATAAAAAATCAGAAAGGAGTAAAAAAATGATCACTAATAATATACTAATTAAACTAAAGGATAGGAACAGTGAAAATATTGGAAATGCCAGGGATAAATTGCTCAGTATGAAGGATAAAATTGAATCTCTTCGTGATCTAACAGTCAAAGTAAACATACGCCAAGATGCGTCATCCTATGACATCTTGCAGATCGCTCAATATGATTCCATGGAAGATTTAGAGGCTTATATCGTTCATCCTGTGCATATCGAAGTATCCCAATATATGGCAGATGTGATAGAGAGCATTGCTGTCGTATGTTCTGAATCATAA
- a CDS encoding TetR/AcrR family transcriptional regulator: MAGRLKENDPRVIRTRQLIQDAFHSLSKEKKFNDITIRDITERAAINRGTFYAHFADKYALMELIIEDTFMTTVYQQLQSQEELTPEALRNLIISVCRYHEQLSTSCRRTAQAVFPLIEMKVKSQLEQMVSNWLAKRAAKPEADKSIQWAAVMVSQSIYGAAYLWNARGRKPSVTIFADEILCFLLPGLQAVIEKED; this comes from the coding sequence ATGGCAGGACGCCTCAAAGAGAACGATCCGAGGGTTATCCGGACACGTCAGTTAATTCAAGATGCGTTTCATTCACTGAGTAAGGAGAAAAAATTTAATGATATTACCATTCGCGATATTACGGAACGGGCTGCAATCAACAGGGGAACGTTTTATGCTCATTTTGCTGATAAGTATGCTCTAATGGAATTGATTATTGAGGATACATTTATGACGACTGTATACCAACAACTTCAGTCTCAGGAAGAACTGACACCGGAGGCACTGCGAAATTTGATTATTTCCGTGTGCAGGTATCATGAACAATTGAGCACAAGCTGCAGGCGTACAGCGCAAGCCGTTTTTCCGCTTATCGAAATGAAAGTAAAAAGCCAGTTGGAGCAAATGGTGTCCAACTGGCTGGCTAAACGGGCGGCCAAACCGGAAGCGGATAAAAGTATACAATGGGCGGCGGTCATGGTCAGCCAATCAATCTATGGTGCTGCGTATCTTTGGAATGCCAGGGGACGAAAACCATCGGTCACTATTTTTGCAGATGAAATTCTGTGTTTCTTATTGCCGGGACTGCAGGCAGTAATAGAAAAAGAGGATTAA
- a CDS encoding YSC84-related protein, with translation MRFNILTKIFTLLIVLLGMTGAVVSAATVEEKRQAIREATQETLNEVYSVQPKARDAVANAAGYAAFAITDVKVVFLGGGGGKGMSVNNRTGQEIFMKTSDVQVGFGLGIKKYKVLFVFGTEKAFADFADSGWEFGGQATVAATDSVSGDSLQGAVSVAPDVWMYQLTDKGLEASITVRGIRYFKDNDLN, from the coding sequence ATGCGTTTTAACATATTGACAAAAATATTCACCCTGCTGATTGTATTGCTGGGGATGACGGGCGCCGTGGTAAGCGCGGCCACCGTTGAAGAAAAGCGCCAGGCCATCCGGGAGGCAACGCAGGAAACGCTCAACGAAGTTTACAGCGTTCAGCCCAAGGCCAGAGACGCTGTCGCGAACGCAGCCGGGTATGCCGCGTTCGCCATCACCGACGTTAAAGTGGTCTTTTTAGGCGGCGGGGGCGGTAAGGGCATGTCGGTCAACAACCGCACCGGGCAAGAGATCTTCATGAAAACAAGCGATGTACAAGTCGGCTTTGGGCTGGGGATCAAAAAATACAAAGTGCTTTTTGTCTTTGGCACCGAAAAAGCCTTTGCCGATTTTGCCGATAGCGGCTGGGAATTTGGCGGTCAGGCGACGGTTGCCGCCACGGACAGTGTGAGCGGCGATTCCTTGCAGGGGGCTGTTTCCGTGGCTCCGGACGTCTGGATGTATCAATTGACCGACAAAGGTCTCGAAGCCAGCATAACGGTCAGGGGCATTCGCTATTTTAAGGATAATGACTTGAACTAA
- a CDS encoding lmo0937 family membrane protein, translating into MLQTICIILIVMWLLGIVTSYTMGGLIHILLVIAVIVFLVNFITGRRTL; encoded by the coding sequence ATGCTGCAAACAATCTGCATTATTTTGATCGTAATGTGGCTGTTAGGGATCGTTACATCCTATACTATGGGCGGCCTGATCCACATTCTGCTCGTAATTGCCGTCATCGTATTTTTGGTTAATTTTATTACAGGACGGCGAACCTTGTAG
- a CDS encoding MazG-like protein, translating into MNNMNLNEVIKRSVQIRECYHQLEKQYHEKEWTVEEDALAFLTDAGLVGRLTMSQQGRWPTNGDSKSELEHKLGECIWWLIILADRMNFDINEALENFLSKTEKNLKG; encoded by the coding sequence ATGAACAATATGAACTTAAATGAAGTGATTAAACGCTCCGTTCAAATAAGAGAATGCTACCATCAATTAGAAAAACAGTATCATGAAAAAGAATGGACAGTAGAAGAAGATGCGCTGGCTTTTCTGACAGATGCTGGATTGGTTGGTCGTCTGACAATGTCTCAGCAGGGCCGTTGGCCAACAAATGGAGATTCCAAATCTGAACTGGAACATAAACTTGGCGAGTGTATATGGTGGTTGATAATTTTGGCTGACCGCATGAATTTTGATATCAATGAAGCCTTGGAGAATTTTTTATCAAAAACGGAAAAAAATTTAAAAGGTTAA